The genomic interval tgtgtgtgtgtgtccacctagacatTAACatacgtacatgcacacaaacgcgtAGACGCGCACGCACATCCTCAACACTTAAAACATTTTATAATTATACTTTTAATTCTGATAAAGGTTATATTTGagcatataaaaaatatgtttttttggaGTGTGTTGAACAGTTCCACTGAGAACAGGGTTCCACCCAGGGAGGTTCTGGTTGGTTCTACCCCCCATGTCTGGTTGTTGTTCCCCCCGGCAGGCGATAAGAAGGCGGTGCTGGACTCCAGCCCCTTCCTGTCCGAGGCCAACGCAGAACGCATCGTTCGGACGCTGTGTAAGGTGAGAGGAGCGGCGCTGAAACTAGGACAGATGCTCAGCATTCAAGGtgagataacacacacatacacacacacacatacacacacacacacacacacacacacacacacacacacacacacacacacacacacacacacacacacacacacacacacacacacacacacacacacacacacacacacacacacacacacacacacacacacacacacacacacacacactggtgtgcacacacaaacgcgcaggCACAACGTACGCACATGCATTCATACTTGCATGcctgcacacagagacactcaaTCCCCCAAAACATATCGACATATCCACAAGTGTATCAAGGTTAAGCTTGATTTGGGTTTGCAAATTTGTGCATGCACCCAATtagacagaccgacagataGATCCAGCATTATGCTTAGGTGAAGCCCAAGGAcgctgagggagggagagcgaggtgGGGGACTGACTGAGATGGAATGTAGGAAATGCTGAACGTAGGGTGTGAGAGAAATGAGAGCATGACAGAGAAGGCTGGGAAGGGATGGCATGATGGaacgagggacagagagagagggcgagagacagaagGGGAACTTTGTTGACCTACAGAGGATAGCTCACTCTTTCTGCTTGTCACCTCGCTCTCTTTCCCACTCTGTTTAACCTTGTTGACTGCTTTGGATCATGCCAAAAGTAAAGCTTTTACTGTCCATTCTTGACTAGTTTAATTATTGAAtatgcagacatacacacaaagcacacacatatactaatatatatacacacacacacacacacacacacacacacacacacacacacacacacacacacacacacacacacacacacacacacacacacacacacacacacacacacacacacacaccgctcacTTGCATAGAGCAGTTTGCTGCTGCCACTGAGTGTGCAAAATGTGTAAAcagttatatatatagatttgtGATTGTATGTAGCTCTAACCTTGACAGATTGATCTCCTTATGATGTTCATTTTATAATACGTCAATGAATGGGATCACATGgtaattattaataaattaatgaatAGTTCAGTTATAGTGATTAGGTAAGGGGTAATGGACAGTGAGTAGTTGATTATTGCAAAATAAAGTCAGACAGTGTGATGATGTGAATTGATTGTTTATTTCACAATTAATAGCCGCTTTACATTATCCAGCTTTTAACGCTATTGAAGACTTCTTGTCCTGTCCTCTGGCGAAAAACATCATTGCTATTGTTAACATCATATCAAATGCTGTTGCGGGGTATTATTATACACAAGTGCCCTTATATTTTTAAACTGGCCTTCATCAAGCCATTCTTGGTTGTTGCGGTATCTAAGTGTCTGCTAAGTGTTCTATCTAAAGTGTTCGGCAGCTGAGTCATGGTGCTGATCTCTGAGGTGCTCCAAAGAAGGTAAAAGCaggtggttgtgtttgtgtttcagacGATGCGTTCATCAACCCCCAGCTGGCCAAGATATTCGAGCGAGTGAGACAGAGCGCTGACTTCATGCCCATGAAGCAAATGATGGTACAAAATCgccatgtctccctctctctctgtttctgtctccctgactatgtctctatctctgtctctgcccttgtctctctgtctctgtctctgtctgtctctctctgtgtctttgacgcactctctctgtctctgtctctctctggctctctgtccttgagtctctctctgtctcgcgctctctgtctgtctctcttcttcttcttttagaGCCCAACACGTCAGTGATTTCGCTCTGCTTTGTTGGTGTTCCCAAAAGAAAGTATTTCTCTTCAGTCTCTGCCTTTGTTCTTCCCAACCTGTTTTCCATGCCAATGAATATATGGCTGATCTCACCAGACTTTCTGTTTGCTCTGCCTTATCTATTCCTCTGATTGACGACCCGACTGAACTGAAACCCTCTCTTAAACATCTCATCAGCCTCAGGGAAAATCCCTTTGAATAGTCAGCCTCCTTACCCTTTGGAAATCCCTTTGAATAGTCAGCCTCCTTACCCTTTGGAAATCCCTTTGAATAGTCAGCCTCCTTACCCTTTGGAAAAAGAAGCCACAGACTCTCCATGTCAGCGAGGGATACATTTGTGGGGTGTAAACTCGGTGTACAACAATCACAAACGTGGAAATTGAATTTAATGTAATcttaacactgtgtgtgtgtgtgtgtgtgtgtgtgtgtgtgtgtgtgtgcgcgcgtgtagAAAGCGCTCAACAGTGACCTGGGGCCCAACTGGAGGGACAAGCTGGAGTCGTTTGAAGAGAGGCCCTTCGCGGCGGCCTCCATCGGTCAGGTTCACCTGGCCAAGATGAAGGACGGCCGGGAGGTGGCCATGAagatacaggtgtgtgtgtgtgtgtgtgtgtgtgtgtgtgtgtgtgtgtgtgtgtgtgtgtgtgtgtgtgtgtgtgtgtgtgcgtgtgtgcgttccttAATTTTGAGAGCATTACAATGTGCTTCCACAACCATGTGTACTCATGCTTGAAGTTGGAATGCTGACCTGTGTGCTTGTGATTGTGCGCGTGCTGCTCCAGTACCCCGGCGTGGCTCAGAGTATCAACAGCGATGTCAACAACCTCATGACGGTACTGAGCATGAGCAACGCCTTGCCCGAAGGTACAGGCACAGACTCGCACCGGCTCAAACCTCTGACTTCTCCATATTCTCTTCTCCAAATCTCATCACGTATTTATTTTATAGAATTTCACAGTGttttcatctcttcctctcttcccccaTCAGCTTAAGATCTTCCATTATGTTTAACTTCATGGCTACGGGTTGATGAGATCAAAGCTAAACAATTTCACCATTGACTTTTTTTTTGTCGCACCAAGTCACAAAAAGAGACGTTATTTGAAAACCGTGAGCCCAGTTTGTAGATTGTGAAAGtctactctctccctcccgctctctacCCAGGTCTGTTTCCAGAGCATCTGATCGATGTGATGAGAAGAGAGCTGGCTCTGGAATGTGATTACATTAGGGAAGCCCAGTGCTCCCTGAAGTTCAAGTGAGCCTGCACAGAATCAACACGGGGCCCAAACAGAACAGCCCTCGTGCATACTTCACACAACCAGCGTCACGGTGTTTTGAATGTGCAGCTTGAGAGCTCGGAGGTCCCATTTTCCCATGCATCTGAAAACCAAACATTATCTGTTTTATATTTTTGAATGCTGCACCCTAACAGATTCTGTTTGCTCTGGGAAAcgcaccacacacgcacgcacgcgcatgtAACACTGACCTTTTAATCTTACagctaaaaatatataaatgtagtGGCTTTTTAACTTAAATAGGCTTTTTACCTatgataccaccaggtgtgatgttgattGGCTTACAAGCCATTTCACAATCCACCCTCTAGTGAGACCCCAcatgggagtgtccacccagacATTGATGGATGGTTCAGCCTACCAGTTGGTTCAGTCTACCGGGAAGGCTGGCAGCTTGATCTATCATACATCTGGGTGTGTGCACACGCCCATGTGTGACGTCACTAGAGGGTAGATCGTGAATCGACTTGGAACGGCCGATccacatcacacctggtggtggaaGAGGGGGAGCCTTTCACAGCGTTTTAACTGTCCAACCGGAGGGGAACCTGTTTCATATGGGCTGCTTCTCTTTTGTTCCACAGGGAGCTGCTCAAAGACCAGCCATTCTTCTACGTGCCGGAGGTGATCGCGGAGCTGAGCGGCAGACACGTTCTGACCACAGAGCTGGTGGCCGGCTTTCCCCTGGACCAGGCCGAGGGCCTCAGCATGGAGATAAAGGAAGAGGTGAAGCCctagggaggaggggtggaagaCAATGATATCATAATATGATAATAcccattttcttttttcttttgtggatgagtgctcttctttttttttttttacctgaagTGGACGTTATATTAGTTTCATCTATAATCTTGATTTTACGAAAATATGCGTGAATTTCAGGAAAGATGTCCACTTTTTTCGCCCCTGGGAAGGTTGTAGGCTTGACAAACAACCTCTAACTTCTAGGTTTTTATCTCACTCGTTCCACAGAAAGAGTCAGCGGATAGCTTACTTGTGCTGGCTGTGTGACTATTGACAATAAGGGTACAGGGCTCATGAGTTTGTAAGGGTATGTTTGTTGACGAAACACAGAAAACGGCTCGAGAAATATTCAACTCAAGTCCACATGAATGACATCCTTTGGTTGTCGACATCATTAATATTAACGTGTCACCAAATTAGAAATAGAAAACATTGTAATAATTGTCTTGACTAAGTTAACAAAATTTACAAAAATGACTTCATCAAAACATCATCTTGATTTATCTCTACTCTGGTTTCAGATCTGTAAGAACATCTTGATCCTGTGTCTGAGGGAACTGTTTGAATTCAGATTTATGCAGACCGACCCAAACTGGTCCAACTTCTTCTACGACCCGACCACACACACGGTGAGTGTGTCTCTGGTCACCACACTCTCAGACGTCCTTAAGATGTCTTTGTAGTCTCCTCATCTTGTTGTTGGTCTGTATTTagttgaatgtgtgtttttctttaacCCTGCCGCTAGGTGTCGCTGTTGGACTTTGGAGCCACCCGAGGATTTGACCAGAGCTTCACTGACTTATACATAGAAGTAAGACTTTAGTCTGCCTTTTGTATTCCTACATTTATAACCATGTTATAGTGGACATCTTTCCCCTTAAAAGACACCAATGAAACAAATCAAAATATAGCATATTTTCATAAAACATATATAACCATGTTATATATGTATaacatattatacatttttataaccATTTTATAAATGTCTCTTCTACTAGTCTAGAACAATGTTAGGGTTATGCAATGAAATTCATTATATCTTCATTAGACAGATAAGTCACTTGATCTGTGATGGTGCTATTTGATTCTGTTTCTAATCCTTCGCCTTGACAACTAAACTTTGAACTTGAACCTGAATTTGTAATGAATGTGaaatatttctttctttctttattaacCTCAGGTCATTCGTTCGGCTGCCGAGGGAAACCGGGAGGGCGTCCTTCAGAAATCGATTGAGATGAAGTTCCTTACTGGATACGAATCCAAGGTGTCATTTCAGAACCTTAATTACTTTTCGTTCTCATTCTCTCATCCAATATGCCTCTTTTTGGGTGGTCTTTCAACATCTCTTTTACAAGAGATAAAAGTGTTTATCTCTTGTAGCTGTTATAGTTACATTACATGTGAATCAGTCTTCTGTAACAATtcgttttttatatttttttaattaacttaTTTCTTGTAATCTGTGTTGGGACATCCTGAACTCCCATCTGTGattaaatctctctctcgcgccctctcgctctcgctctctctctgcctctctctctctctctctgcctcgcccGCCCAGTCAATGATCAACGCCCACGTGGACGCCGTGATGATCCTGGGCGAGGCGTTCGCGTCCGTCGAGCCCTTCGACTTCGGCGCTCAGTCGACCACGGAGCGCATCCACAACCTCATCCCCGTCATGCTGAAGCAGCGGCTGACCCCGCCCCCGGAGGAAACCTATTCGCTGCACCGCAAGATGGGCGGGTCCTTCCTCATCTGCTCCCGCCTCGGCGCCAAGCTCAGCTGCAACGACATGTTCCAGGAGAGCTACCGGAAGTACTGGGAGGGACGCACGCGGCCGTCCTCCAAGAACTGAAGCCCTTCTCGccgcctccccgcccccccccccccccccctttttggAGTTTGGTTTTTGTTTTATGGATTTTTCTTGACGGACAGGTGCAGGGGCCAATCGGTGCGCTCCCATGATAAGGGTTCGGGAAGGGTGGGAGAGTGGGTGAAAGGGCGTCattgggatgttttgtttttgttttgttttgtttgtcatgACGATGATATAGCACAGCTTATTGTTTAGCGAGGAGCATTTACTGTATGATCTACATTAAGGCATCGATCACTTGTGTCTCTGGGTTTGCATTGCTCAGGAGCAAATCTGTATGGAAAACATTTGACCACACTCGCACTGTATTGTAGGAGACGCATCGGCCAACGTTCATATCCTAGAGCAAATCAGGTTTAACGCTTTTAAGAAATGTTAAATTATGCACAGATGATTATTGGGGCTTTTTTCAGAGAACTTTTATTAAGCTTTTCTTGGATTGTATTCTTCTATTATTAATTTTGGAAACCAGCCATTTAATAACATGTTCAGTGAGCATTTTGACATGGATATCAGTGTTTTGTGCAACAGAATGGTTTCAAGATCTGGATTTGTGGAGCACAGCGGCCTATGGGATGCTGCTGAAGGAGTAGCATATCTGCTTGGCTGGAGAAAATGATAGTTTATTttggtaggctatttatttatttttttgcctgccTTGCCCCTTTTGTAGAAGTATACATTAGAATGCTGTTGAGAACAAATAATGATTTTCATATTAAATACatgaaatatttatattaaatagATCAGTCCACGCAATATGACCAATAATAAGTGGTCATATTCAGGTCATGAATATGAACTAAATCAAAGCATGTCAGAGATCATGTGAAAAAGGAAAATCTAAGATCAATTTGTGTATTCCGTTTCAAACAAGTGGAGAGTAATATACCTTCTTGAGAGAGACATTCAATAAAGAAAGGGACGAATGAGACGGACGGATGGGGAAATGGCGGCCATCTTCCTCCGTGTATGGAGGCTACTACGAGATCGGGCCGTCTAGTCAAACCGTGAgccgttaaaggcacccagtgcaactttatgtaaacattcaatgaaaaataaacattcaatttctagtcttttttttacacgtagtaagtttcaataacatatcgacattcaaggagcaaagatgagacatcgttgtggtgagaactgatagaaaatcgtaaacaacaacaatcgccggtggggagaagccatttttccattgactggaagcctgctttatttattgtaggttacaaaaaataaagaaaatggcggcattgttgttgttatcgattttctatcagttctcaccacacaacgacgtctcatctttgctgcttgaatgtcggtatgtaatggcatggagttattgaaacttactacgtgtaaaaaagactagaaattgaatgtttatttttaagcctcaaaagttgcactgggtgcctttaacaaatGTCAGCTAGCTATACTTAGCTTTGAGGATCgcggttgttttattttttttacccaaatggcagagaggaggaacagaggatTTTGTTTGTCGAAGATTATTGTGTTTGTCATGAGAACCATGGATCGTCTTGTGTGTTCTGTCTGATTGGGTCCCGCAAGCCGGGACATAGCTATTTCTGTGCATGGAGTGAAGGGAAACTATATCGAGGAAGTGTGTCCTGCCTGGTTTTCCCTACATGTTGGCTTCAACACTCATGGATGCGACTTTGTAATGCTGCATCTATGTGCGCAGGTGACCATTTTAAAGTGACCATTTTAAAGTGACCATTTTAAcaatcacgtgtgtgtgtgtgtgtgtgtgtgtgtgtgtgtgtgtgtgtgtgtgtgtgtgtgtgtgtgtgtgtgtgtgtgtgtgtgtgtgtgtgtggcttggtAGAGACGACATGGCTATCCTACTCCAAGTGTGGCGTATCAATGGTGGCCAGTGAAATGCAGCCTAGGCGTTGTCTCATTTGAGGGGGTCAATCGTGAAtatttcatataaaaaaaactgcCTCTTTCCTTTGTCAACTCGGCTACTTTGTATTAATTTCCGTTTTATGACACACGGACGCCCTGTCCCATATCCATTGTGTGAATATACAAGTTAACGACGTGTTGGTATTAAAATCGGAATACAAGGTTTAGTAGGATGCTGGTGACCGCACGGCTCTCCTGTTGGTGTGGCAGGAGAGATGCAGCAGGTGTTCTGAGTTTTCTAATCAAGTGCTTTCTTGCAGTTTTGAGGGACTAAACCAGCTGTATCGAATGAATAAATGTTTGTAAATTGCCTTCGTCcattttgttgtttgtgtgtgtcatgatgACGTCATGCTGTTTGTGACCTGAAACATTTTCTTTTAGTAGTCTTGGTTAGAGTTAGACGAGGCTTGGATGGTAAAGAAAGCCTTTTTACATACAGGTTACATATCCAATCAGAACAACCAATCAGATTGCTCAAAATGCCCAGCCAATTAGATCGCCCGAAAATCTCAGTCAATTACATTGCTCGAAATCCAAATCCAATCAGAGAAATTGTTTGCGTTATGGTGAAA from Gadus macrocephalus chromosome 21, ASM3116895v1 carries:
- the coq8aa gene encoding atypical kinase COQ8A, mitochondrial; the encoded protein is MMAGDMGLLMRGLAKLSQAVIETQGTTLRSGPGAAGVEAAAQNLQATAEQGIAAAMMKMQEFSGQQQTSSTSSSFDSEVDFPPAGDGAESYEFGQGEEDFKFGNGAADAGGQGTAASAGHAKGKLFEGYQDPSKQFTGQTRSYRREPRHILGHPTFYHQDLNRQLYRLDLASVKFVGQSRGYHQDPTTVGGLTAEDLEKARQSKRAEMKPHKQMLSERARERKVPVTRLSRLANFGGLAVGLGFGALAEVAKKTMRSSDGAGDKKAVLDSSPFLSEANAERIVRTLCKVRGAALKLGQMLSIQDDAFINPQLAKIFERVRQSADFMPMKQMMKALNSDLGPNWRDKLESFEERPFAAASIGQVHLAKMKDGREVAMKIQYPGVAQSINSDVNNLMTVLSMSNALPEGLFPEHLIDVMRRELALECDYIREAQCSLKFKELLKDQPFFYVPEVIAELSGRHVLTTELVAGFPLDQAEGLSMEIKEEICKNILILCLRELFEFRFMQTDPNWSNFFYDPTTHTVSLLDFGATRGFDQSFTDLYIEVIRSAAEGNREGVLQKSIEMKFLTGYESKSMINAHVDAVMILGEAFASVEPFDFGAQSTTERIHNLIPVMLKQRLTPPPEETYSLHRKMGGSFLICSRLGAKLSCNDMFQESYRKYWEGRTRPSSKN